GCGAAGCCGTGCGCTCTCGACGCGCAAGGACGGATCGTCCTCTCGAAGGACATCCGCGAGTACGCGAAGATCGATCGCGAAGCGCTCGTGCTCGGCGTGTTCCAACATATCGAAATATTCAACCCAGAAATCTATGAGGCGTATCAATCCGGATCGGACATGACGTTCGAGCGGGCCGCCGAGGAGCTGACTCGGTTGCACGAGAAGTCGCGTTCCGATGAGATCCGATGACCCGGCCCTCGGCGGAGGGGGCCACGAACCGGTCTTGGCGCGCGAGGTCGCCGAGGCGTTGCGGCCGTTCCCGGGCGGCATCTTCGTCGACGCGACCTTCGGGCTGGGCAACCACACGGCCGCGGTCCTCGATGCCGTGGAGGGAATCGAGCGTGTCGTGGGGATCGATCGCGACGGAGAGATTCTCGAGGAAGCCGGGCGCCGCTTCGCGCGATCCGCGGTTCCCGTGGATCTGGTGCGAGGGAATTTTCGGGATCTTCGCGCGCTCCTCGGCCCCGGAGCGGAAGGGCGCGTGGGAGGAATCCTTTTCGACCTCGGGATCGGCTCCTTCCAAATCGACCGTCCCGAGCGCGGGTTCTCCTACCGGTCCGAGGGGGCGCTCGACATGAGGATGGATCGGAGCGGGACTAGGAGCGCCTACGACGTGGTGAACGGCTATTCGGCCGAGGAGCTCGCGCGCGTGATCCGTCGGTGGGGAGAGGAGCGGAACGCCGGAGCGATCGCGCGTGCGATCGTCCGCGCGCGCCGGGCAGCTCCGATCGCCGGCACGCGCCGCCTGGCCGAGGTCGTCTCCTCGCGTCTTTCGGCGCGAGGGAGGATCAAGGGGCTCGCGCGCGTGTTCCAAGCGATCCGCATCGAGGTGAACGAGGAGATCGCCTCGCTCGAGGAAGGATTGTCGCAAGCGGTGGACGTGCTCGCGCCGGGCGGGCATATCGCCGTCATCGGATATCACTCGATCGAAGATCGAGTCGTCAAGCAACGGTTTCAGGAGTGGGCCCGGGGCTGCGTCTGTCCACCGCACCTGCCAGTCTGCCGGTGCGGACGCGCCCCGGCGCTCCGTCTCTCTTCCCGCCGGGCGATCCGGCCGTCCGAGGAAGAGGTGGCGAGGAACCCGCGGGCGAGGAGCGCCCGACTCCGCGCGGCGGTTCGGATCGCCCCCGAGGGAAGAGAAGGAAGGGGGAACGGATGAACGCGAGGGCCCTCGTGCGAGGCGGTCTCCGGGCGTGGGTCCGGACCGGCCGCTTCGCTCCGCTTCTGGTCGTGTCGGTGATCGTGCTCGTCGCCTGCGTGAACCAACGCTTCTCCGTGACCCGCCTCCACCAGGAAAACAGAGATCTTGAAGTGCGGCTGGATAGGCTCCGCGACAACGTGGAGCGCGCGCGGGGGCGGATCGCCTCGCTCACGAAGCGGGAGCGAATCGAGGAGATCGCGCTTTCCGACCTCGCGCTCGAGCTTCCCGAGCCCGAGCGGCAGGCGTATCTCCCCGAGTGGCGGGAGACCCCGCCCGTGCAGCCGGCGGGCGGATCGCTCGCCGCCGGGGTCCTCGGCTCGGCCGGCCGAAGGTTCGATCGTTTCTGGGAACGCGTCGGAGGACTCGGAAAGGGAACGAGGGGAGGGGAGCGGGATCGGTGAGTCCGTACCAGGCTCGGTACCGG
The sequence above is a segment of the Candidatus Eisenbacteria bacterium genome. Coding sequences within it:
- the rsmH gene encoding 16S rRNA (cytosine(1402)-N(4))-methyltransferase RsmH translates to MRSDDPALGGGGHEPVLAREVAEALRPFPGGIFVDATFGLGNHTAAVLDAVEGIERVVGIDRDGEILEEAGRRFARSAVPVDLVRGNFRDLRALLGPGAEGRVGGILFDLGIGSFQIDRPERGFSYRSEGALDMRMDRSGTRSAYDVVNGYSAEELARVIRRWGEERNAGAIARAIVRARRAAPIAGTRRLAEVVSSRLSARGRIKGLARVFQAIRIEVNEEIASLEEGLSQAVDVLAPGGHIAVIGYHSIEDRVVKQRFQEWARGCVCPPHLPVCRCGRAPALRLSSRRAIRPSEEEVARNPRARSARLRAAVRIAPEGREGRGNG